The segment ACTACTTCTTCTATTTCAGAAAATTCTTCCTGTAAAACTACAGCTATAATACGCCTGTTACCCACCGTAGTTTCCATCATTTGATAACCCATAAAACTAAATTGTAGAACAGATGTATCACTGGGTACTGTGATGGAAAATTCACCATTCCCGTCTGTATTGGTACCTACTGTCGATCCGCGAATGATCACATTTACCCCGGGTAATAGATCCCCGGATTCATCAGAAACGGTACCGGTGATCCTGATTCCTTGTTGTAATCTGGCGACATTTGTTCGTTCTTCTTTGTACAGGAGGACCTGTTTTTCATGCATACGGTAATTGATACCTTTATCTTCTAATACCTGATCCAATATATCAGTAATGGATGTATTCTGAAACTCTCCGTTTACTTTTTGTTGTACATCTATCTGGGTATCATTGTAGAAAAACATCACTTCACTTTGGGATTCGATGGCTTTTAATAATTCCTTGATAGATATATCCTGTATCCGTATGCTTATCTTTTTATTGTGTGCCTGACCGGATGCAGAAAGTTGCATTAAAGTAACAAAAAGGAACAGTACACTGATTTTCATAATTCGTAAAATTCTAAAACAATCCTCAAAAGTTTTTTTAGCTCTAATTTTTTTCATATATTTGATTTTTGTTATTTGCCCTTTTTCCTTATTGCATGGAGGGGCATTTACTATAAATATTATTGCAGGAGAGCGGTGAGTGCTGGAACCACTTGTCGCTCTTTCTCATTAAATTAATGATTCATTTCACTATTTCATAGGCATTTTATCGATTTTAAAGGTTAATTTTAATTGTTTGATCCATATATTTTAAAACTATTGTTACCGGTTTTCCTGAATTTTATTGGCGCTGCGCTTTGCATCAGTTGTATGATCGTTTCCCAGCTTTCGTCACTTATAGTTAATGTCAGCCGGTAATATTTCCCTAAGTTTTCCGGGCAGCTGACTTTTTTCCCATACCAACGTTCCAATTGTTTAATAATATCACCCAATTCAACATTATCAAAATATAAACGGCCGGTGATCCATTGGCAATGCTGTAAAGCGTTTATTTTCCTTATGTTGGTAGAGTGTTTGGTTTCATCAAATGTCAGGCTTTCATCAGGAGATAATTCAAATAAACGGCCGGAACTATCTTTATTGATATTAACTGCTACTTTTCCATCCACCAGTACTGTTTCTGTCATTGTGTCTTCAGAGTAATCGCTCACTACAAATTGTGTCCCCAGTACATGCACCTGTAACTTTTCGGTAGTGACGGTGAATGGTTGCTTTTTATTCTGTTTCACATCAAAATAAGCTTCACCGCTCAGCCGGACCTGCCGGGTTCCCGTTAAAAATTCTTCAGGATACTCGATACGGCTGCCGGCATTGAGCCAAACGATCGATGAATCGGGTAAAATGACCTGTCGTCGTTCTTCGTATGATGTTTCGGCAATTATGAATTTTAGCTGTGATGTACTATCTTTTCCCATTTGATAGCGATAATATCCTAAACCGGCCAGGAGAATAATACACGCAGCAGCAGATATCCTGATCATCATTGTCCGTACTTTGCCTTTACGTGGATTTGGATATATCCTGGCAGTTATCTTTTTCCAGACCTTTTGTTGTTCAAAATCACCAATGTCTTCCTTCTGGTCGTTCCACTGCTGCTCCATGCGATTCACCACCGGTTCCTGATCCAGAAACTTTTGTTCTTCCTCATATGGCATTTTTCCGGAAAGAAAACGAATAATTGTATTTTTCGACAAAAATGATTTCATCATATTTTTAGTACATGAAATGAATTACATGTATAAAGTATACACATAAAAATGATTGATCCCTTAGAAAAAAAATAAAAAAAATGTAATCCCCCTGATTAAATATTTCCGGATGGTTTTTAAAACCTGGTAAATATGCGCTTCAACCGTTTTTTCAGAAATATTCAATTGAGCTGATATTTCTTTGTAGGTCAACATCTGTTTCCGGCTTAACATAAAAACTTCCTGTTGTTTCGGAGGCAGTTTATTAACTATTTCATCAATATATCGAGAAAGGTCCTGAGTAGATATTTCATCTTCAAGTAGTTGATTTTCATTTTCTTCGAAACTGGCCAAAACAAAAGTTTGGAAATATGACTCATTGACTTTTTTCCTGTGTTGATTGAAAATCAAGTTTCGTGTAATAGTAAAAAGGTAATTATCAAAATTCATTTCAGGATTGATGGATTCCCTTGCTTCCCAAAGACGAATGAATACCTCCTGTACAATTTCTTCGGCATCTTCATGATGCTTCATATATCGTTTGGCAAAACGGTATACTTTTTTAGAATGATGTACATAGATATCTTCGAAAGCTTTCTTGTCTCCCTCCTTAAACTGCTCCAACAAAGCCGATGATATTCCCATTTATAAAGAAAAAGCCTTTATTACATTTGTAGAATATAGGATGCACCTCGGCAAAGTTTACGAACAAGTTCGACACTCTGCCCTCGGTTTTCACTATATTTGTAGAATATAGGATGCGGTTCGACAACCTTCAGGAACAAGTTCACACGATTGCATTCTCCTTTCACTATATTTATAGAATATAGGATGCGGTTCGGCAATCTTTAGAAAGCAAGCTTTCTACAATTGCTCTCACCTTTCGCTATATTTTGTAAAAATAAAAATTAAATTGCTAATTATCAATTTTTGGATTTAAAGTCGGTTACATTTGATCTGTTCATGCAATTAACCGGATAATTGAAGTTATTGTTCTGTTGTGAAACTTTTTAAAATCAGAACCGTAATATGTAAAGTAAAAACAGGTAAACAGATAAAAGTAGATTTCCTATATTTGCATCAAATTTATTGAAACAATCCATATGTCAAAAGTAGCATTAATCACCGGTGTCACCGGCCAGGACGGCGCATATTTATCAGAATTTTTAGTAAAAAAAGGTTACACCATTCATGGTATAAAAAGACGGTCTTCTTTGTTTAATACGGAAAGGATCGACCATTTGTACCAGGACCCTCATATCGAAAACCGTAATTTAATCCTCCATTACGGAGATTTAACCGATAGTATGAATCTTACCCGCATTATCGGAGATATCAAGCCGGATGAGATTTATAATCTGGCTGCTATGAGTCATGTTAAAGTGAGTTTCGATACTCCTGAATATACGGCCAATGCTGACGGTATCGGAACTTTAAGGATTTTGGAAGCGGTTCGTTTGTTGAATCTCACCAATAAAACACGAATTTACCAGGCATCGACATCCGAATTGTACGGATTGGTTCAGGAAATTCCACAGAAAGAAACGACTCCTTTTTATCCGAGAAGTCCTTATGCTGTGGCCAAGCTTTATGCCTACTGGATCACTGTCAATTATAGGGAAGCATATGGGATGCATGCCAGTAATGGTATTTTATTCAATCATGAATCACCTCTGAGGGGAGAAACTTTTGTTACCCGGAAAATCACAAGGGCTGTATCCCGCATTGTATTGGGTCTTCAGGAAAAAGTATTTATGGGGAATTTATCCAGCAAGAGGGATTGGGGACATGCCAAAGACTATATTAAAGCCATGTACCTGATTTTGCAACAGGATAAGCCCGATGATTATGTCATCTCAACAGGAGTGACAACATCTATCAGGGATTTTATTATCATGGCTTTCCGGGAAGTCGGTGTGGATGTCGAATTTAAAAATGAAGGAATCGACGAATATGGATTTATATCAGGAATTGATTCCGATACTTTTAAAGAAAAAGTGGGGGCGCCTTATTTAGATAACTTTCAAAAACGGGTAGGTAGTACGGTAGTCAAGATCGACCCTTCTTATTTCAGACCTACTGAGGTGGATATCCTTGTGGGAGATAATACAAAAGCCCGGGAGAAACTGGGTTGGGAACCTAAATACGATCTCGAACATTTGTGCAGCGATATGATAACATCGGATCTGAACCTGATGAGAAAAGAGAATTATTTGAAAGAAGGAGGCTATAAAATTTTGAACTACTTTGAATGATAGACAGAAGAGCTAAAATATATATTGCCGGACACAAAGGACTGGTGGGTTCGGCTATTCTAAAAAATCTGGAGGCGAAGGGATTTTCAAATTTCGTGCTTAGGACCAAAGAGGAACTGGACTTAACGGACCAGAATGCTGTTGCAGATTTTTTTTCTTCAGAAAAACCTGAATATGTAATACTTGCAGCGGCTAAAGTAGGGGGGATTGTTGCCAATAATACCTATAGGGCACAATTCATATATGAAAACCTGATGATTCAAAACCATATTATTCATCAATCCTATTTAAACCAGGTGAAGAAACTGGTTTTTCTGGGCAGTACGTGTATTTATCCCAGGGAAGCAGTGCAGCCGATCGAAGAAACAGAATTATTAACAGGCCCGCTGGAGTATACTAATGAACCTTATGCCATAGCGAAAATAGCCGGGATAAAGATGTGTGAAAGCTATAATATTCAATATGGTACGAATTTTATCTCCATCATGCCCACCAATCTGTATGGGCCAAATGATAATTTTAACCTGGAAACATCCCATGTGCTTCCTGCCATATTGAGAAAAATATATTTGGGAAGATGTATTGAAAAAGGGGATTGGGATGCTGTTTTCCTCGATTTGCAAAAGCGTCCTATTGAACAGGTGGATCATCTTTCCGACAAAGAATCCATATTAAAAATACTTGAAAAATATGGTATTGCTCAGAAAGATGGTAAGGTCCGGATCGAAATGTGGGGGTCAGGTAACCCCAAAAGAGAATTCCTCTGGAGTGAAGAAATGGCAGATGCGACCACTTTTATCATGGAAAAAGTAAGTTTTTCGGATGTAGTTGCCGGCATTAACCCTAAGGAAATACGTAATACACATATTAATATAGGTACAGGGGAGGAGATATCTATTAAAGATCTGGCATTCCTGGTAAAGAAAGAGATCGGTTTCGAGGGTGAATTGTGGTTCAATACCCAAAAACCGGATGGTACCATGAGAAAACTAACCGATGTGAAAAAGTTGCATTCCCTTGGATGGAAACATAAAATACAAATCGAAGAAGGGGTAAAACGTTTGTTCAATTGGTATGTAAATGAATAACCTCATTTCCTGAAGAAGAGGAGGGGTTACTGGTTCCATTCGGGAGATGATATTCCCAGCAGATGGCGGACAAAAAAGTCCCGTCGTTTCCGTTCTCCGTAACTTCCTCCCATCGTATGTCCTTCCCCGGGCAACATCACAAATTCAAATTCCTTATTGTGCTTGATCAGTTCATCTACTACCTGTAATGTGCTGGACGGATCTACATTATTGTCCAATTCTCCCAGTATCAACATTAGTTTTCCTTTCAGTAAATGGGCATTCACTACATTAGACGATTCTTCATATTCTTTTCCAATAGGATATCCCATCCATTGTTCATTCCACCATATCTTGTCCATTCTGTTGTCATGGCATCCACATGATGCCACAGCAACCTTATAAAAATCAGGATGGAACAATAATGCTCCCATAGCGCTTTGACCGCCGGCAGAACTGCCAAAGATACCGACACGGTCAAGATCCATTTCAGGATATTTGCCGGCTGCTGCTTTCATCCATGCTATGCGATCCGGAAATCCGGCGTCTTTCAGGTTTTGCCAGCAGACATCATGGAATGCCTTTGAACGGTTAGCCGTTCCCATTCCGTCAATCATTACTCCTATAAATCCAAGTTCTGCCAGTTGGCTGGGCCAGTAGTTCATGGCAAATGATTTTGGAACATGGGAATCATGCGGTCCGGCATAAATATATTCTATTACAGGGTATTTTTTACTGGGATCAAAATCCGAAGGACGAATGATGACTCCCCAGATATCCGTTTTTCCGTCCCTTCCTTTGGCAGAAAATACTTCGGGCATCTGCCAGCCTTTCTTTACCGCTTCAGAAATATCCGGTTGCTGTTCGGGTTTTACTATTATTGTCCCGTCTATAGCAGAGCGTAGAACAATAGTTGGAGGAAGATCAACACGTGAAAATTGATCCACCATGCACGAATAATCCGAAGAAAAAGTTACCTGATGGTTGGCATTTTCAGGAGTCAAAGGAATGATTTTTCCATGATCCATATTCATCGAATAGTACTTTTCCAGATAGGGATCTTCTCCTTTATCTTTTCCGCATGCTTTAAATATCAGCGTTCGTTTTTTTTCATCAACACGTATGACGGATTTAACGACCCATTCCCCTTTAGTCAGTTGTTTTTTTACCTTTCCCGCTGCAACATCATACAGGTACAAATGACGCCAGCCATCTCTTTCAGATATCCAGAGCAGTTCTTTTTCATCTTCCAGCCAGTGTTGGTACAACCTTCCGTATTGAATAAAAGTAGGACTTTCCTCCCTGACTACCGTATGTAATTTACCGGTATTCACATATCCGGCATATACGATATATTGCTGATGTCCGCGCCGGTTAAAATTGAACCTGAAGAATTCGCTGCTTTTATTCCATTGAATGCCGCTCAAATCGTACTGTTTTTCCACTTCAGGTATAGCAAATTCAATACGCTTTTCTTCATCCAATATGAACAATACAGGGCGTCTTATAGGTAAAGCATCTCCTGGCTTCGGATAATCATATTCCAGCGTTTTCGGCTGGAGCTGATCTTTGGGAGAGGAAGATACCAGTGTTATTTTTCGATGATTAACAGGGCGGTATTTACAACAGACGATCTTTCGGGAATCCGGTGACCAATAGATGTTTGAAGAGTAATATTCAAATTCGGATCCGTCATGACTGACTTTTTTGTTTGTTTTTGTTGCCAGATCTGTTACCCAGAGGTTTCCTTCCGAAATGTAGGCTTCTTTTTTTCCATCAGGTGACTTTACCCGGTCTTTTCTGTTTTCTTTAAAGATTCCTCCCCAGTATCTGTTTTGATGTGGATCCTGCTTTTTTCCTTTCTTAATGACATAATCATCCAAACTACAAGTATAGTTTTGATGGTCAATAATAAAGGAAATAGAGTCCCTGGTGGGGACATATTGTATGAGCCTGAAAGGTAACCGGAACGGATCGATATTCTTTCCTGTTAATTGGGTTAGGGATAGAGCCAGTTTTTGTTGGTCAAAGGCAGGAGATACTTCTTTTTTATCTCCATCAATGACAAAGAATTCGGTGCCTTTGGGTGTAGGCGTTGCATACCAGAAACAATGGGTATTGTTAATAGTCTGGATATCTGATATCCCATAATAATATTTTGCGGCATAATCATTCCGGAAAGAATCAGCTTTTTTATAAAGACTATCTATTCCCTGGCCATAAGTAAAAGCAGAGAGAAATAAAAAGAAAATAGATATTCGTATCATTTAAGTAATATAAAACAATTAATGTTATATTTTATGAATGTAATCCATTTGATCAATGTGACTTAAGAAAATAATAAATAGCACTGAGTGCTTAATATCACTTAAGATGTAATTATTTTTTTACATTTTAAAGATAGTTATTTTCGGAATTACTAAAAATTATTGTATGTAGTTATTAGAAAATAAAAAAGACATTCTTCCGAATGTCTTTTTTAGGAATCAAACTAATAATTATCTTTCCATATGATGTCCGTCACAGAATGGTTTGTTTCTCGATTTTCCGCAACGGCACAAAGTAACACGATTACGAACAGGATAAGGTTTTCCGTTGGCATCGGTGATTTCAATTCCACCCTTTACCCAAAGTGGTCCATGTATTTGGGCAGCCACATCCTCAATGACATTTATTTCCTGTGGCAGTTTAGGCTCTATTTTTTTTCCGTTTTTTTCAACTGCTGTCAAACGACCGCTGGGGCAATTTTCACATTGGTAAACAGCAATTTCTTTTCCTTCAGTGGATTCCGAATTGACCACCAGGTCCCAGGTTCCACCGCTTGTATCACAAAAACGCGCTGCGGCGCATAATTCCCTGGCATCCATCAGGTCCAACTGTTTTCCTTCAATATAGTCTGCCATATCATCATATTTCTTGTGACTGGCTGTTTCTGTTCCGTTAAAGCCTTTTAGATGAGATCCGTCACAATAAGGCTTGTGACTACTGTGGCCACAACGACACAAATGGTAGGGTTCATCCTGGGGAACGTATTTTTCTGTTTTCTCATAACGCAAAGAATTTCCTCTTGTATCGGGAACATATTGCGCACGACTCAATGGTACATTTCCTGATACCTCATAGGGACCATCCTTTAAGATCTTGATTTTTTTTTGATTTTCTGTAGCCATAACTGTTTTATTTTGATTAATGATCACAAATATAATTTGTGGATATATGATCGTTTCCTACATCATTGATTGATGCAAAACCAAAGGTACAAAATATAAATGAGTTTTTATATATATTCTTCGAAAAATATTACCTTTGACCAGTATCCTTATCCGGCGATCAAGATGTGTCTTCACTCGGAATGAAACGTTTACAGGATGGGTTATTTGTAACATTTTTATCAAATCAACGTATTTTCAATAATAAAAGAACATAAAATACGTTATAGTAATTTATATGTAAAACTATTTTATTTTTGCAGTTTAGTATTCATTACATTGTATGAAATTATCCAATATAAGTATTGTTGCACTTTATTATTTATTCACTACGTTCCCTTTATTTGGACAACAAGAGGTGAAATTAAATGAGATCAATAGTGTGCGGACAGCTGTTCCCTTTTTGACCATAGCTCCCGATTCTCGTTCTTCGGCCATGGGAGACGTGGGAGTAGCCACTACTCCGGATGTCAATTCACAACACTGGAATCCTGCCAAATTTGTTTTTATGGAAAAAGGGGGAGGAGTAGCTCTTTCTTATTCTCCCTGGTTGAGGAATCTCGTAGACGATATGAATTTGTTATATCTGACAGGTTATAAGCGGATTGATAAATTCCAGACGCTTTCAGCATCTCTGCGTTACTTTGATATGGGAAATATCACTTTTCGTGATGATAACGCAAATTATTTGAAAGAGGGACGCCCCAATGAGTTTGCCATAGATCTTGCCTATTCCCGTAGGTTTTCCGATAAGTTAAGCGCAGCGTTGGCTTTCCGTTATATACGTTCTGACATATCTTCCGGCATACCTCAGGCTGCAGGTGCCAAAGCGAAGGCAGGTAATTCATTTGCTGCGGATGTTTCCATGTATTATCATTCCAAAATGGAAATTGCCGGGAAAAAGGGAGAATGGGCGGTAGGAGCCAATATTTCAAATATCGGGAGCAAAATGTCTTATACCAATGAACAGGAAAAAACCTTTATCCCTATCAATTTAAGGATTGGTGGATCCGCAGGTATTTATTTTGATGACTACAATAAAATAACATTGGCCATCGACCTGAATAAGTTATTGGTACCTACTCCTCCCATCAGAAGCAACTCGGGAAGTAACGAGATTCTGGAGGGAAAAGATCCGAATGTAGGGATCGTACAAGGAATGTTCCAATCGTTCTATGATGCTCCGGGTGGTTTTTCCGAGGAAATGAAGGAGATTACCTATGGTTTCGGATTGGAGTATTTTTATCGTAATGTATTTGCCGTACGTGCCGGGTATATGTATGAACATCCCACAAAAGGAAATCGTAAGTATTTTTCTATGGGAGTGGGCCTAGTGATGAACGTATTTGAAGTGGATTTTTCTTACCTGATACCCACATATAGCGGTAATCCTTTAGCCAATACTCTTCGCTTCTCATTGGTTTTTAACTTTGGGCAAAAAGCAACATCTTAATGCTCTTGTTTCCGGAAATATAATGACAAATTTAAGGATCGGCTTCGGATTTGATGTCCATCAGCTTGTCGACGGACACCCTTTTGTTTTAGGCGGTATTCGCATACCCCACCATAAGGGAACTGTCGGCCATTCGGATGCGGATGTGTTGATCCATGCCATTTGCGATGCATTATTGGGTGCTGCTAATATGGGAGATATAGGTTTGCATTTTCCCGATACGGATCCGTCATTGAAAGGGGTGGACAGTAAATTATTGCTAAAGAATACGGTCCGGATGCTATCTGAAAAAAAATATCAGATTGTTAATATTGATACTACAGTATGTTTGCAAATGCCTAAAATCCGGCCGTACATACCTCAAATGACGGAAACTTTATCACAGGTGATGCATCTGCCTGCTGATGTGATCTCGATCAAGGCTACCACAACAGAAAAACTGGGATTTACAGGACGTGAAGAAGGAGTTGCTGCATATGCTTCGGTATTGATCAGCAAAGAATAACCTATAATTTTTTTACGATCAGGGAAGAATTGGTTCCTCCGAATCCGAACGAATTGGATAAAAAGGTATCGAATTTTGTCTCTATGGTTTTGACCGGTATTTTTAAACGGGCTGATTCCTCATCGGGCGTTTCAAAATTAATGTTCGGTGCAATAAAATCATTTTGCATCATTAATGTGGAATAAATGATCTCACTGGCTCCGGCCATCCACATTTCATGTCCGGTCATTGATTTTGTAGATGCTACCCATGCTGTATGATCTCCAAAAACATCGGCTATGGCTTTTGCTTCATTCCTGTCACCGATAAGGGTCGAAGTGGCGTGGGCATTAACATATGTGATATCAGAGGCTTGTATGCGGGCTTCTTTGATTGCTTTTTTCAGGGAACAGGCTGGTCCGGAAACATTGGGTGTGGACAGGTGTTCTCCATTGGATGAAAAACCATATCCAATGATTTCAGCAATAATGGGCGCCCCCCGTTTGATGGCTGATTCATAGCTCTCTACGATTACAGTAGCCGCGCCGCCACTTGGTACCAACCCATCCCTATGGATATCAAAAGGACGGGATGCTTTCTGAGGATCATCTTCTCTTCCGGAAAATGCATCCAAGGCATCGAAAGCGCTCACAGAATATAGATTTACTTCCTGGGCTCCTCCACATATAATACAGTCCTGTACGCCCCATTTTATCAATAAATAAGCCAGTCCTATCGCATGGGAACTGCTTGCGCAAGCGCCTGATATCGTTAGATTGATACCTTGTACCTTGAAAATCACCGATAGATTCATACTCACGGTGGAATTGAGCGATTGAAAAACGACTCCTGAACCGGCCATCGCCGTGTCTTTCTTTTCTCGGATGATTTCATGAGAACGGATGATCGGTTCTACACTGCTGTCGTTTCCGTATAACATACCTACCTCATGTTTCATGCAGTATTCTTCGTTCAAGCGGGCGTTCTTCATCGCCTCGAGTGTTGCTATATAAGCATATTCAGCCTGTTCGGAGAGGCTTAAACGGGCACGCCGGTCCAGTTCCCCTTTTAATTCAGGCCGTTCGAGCATACCTGTTAGTCCGGAATGATAACCGTATTCTTTACGGAGAGGGTCAAACCCGATCCCGGATTTACCCTGATATAAGGATTTTGTTACTTCTTCAATATTTTTACCTATGGTAGAATATATCCCCATGCCGGTAATGACGACTCTTTTTTCTGACATGTATGCTAAAAAATAAGAAGGTATATTGCTTCAGCATTGTGTCCTCCAATACAATGCTTTTCAATTTGATACAAAAATACGAAAACCGGACTAAATCACAATAATAAATATGGCCGGTAGTCCCTGATTAATTATAGATATTTGTAGACAGCTTTGATTTTATTGGGATGTAGAATAAGGAAAATAATTCATTTTTTGCCGGAAAAAGACCAGTTGATCAACGGTAAGGATCTTTTCTGATTTATGTTCCAAAGTCCGAATTGAAAGCCCTTCAGCTTTTTACTGGTGTTTACCAGTCCCATTTGTATCCCGTTGCATTTATCGGCATGATTGGCTATCGGAGCAATAGTAATTCCGTTCATGATATATTGTTTGTTCATGACCGCTGATATACTGATCCCATTAACTTTAGACTGGGCGCTCATAGTGGCATTAATGTCCAGCCCGTTGATCACAGATGGTTCCATATTGATAGATCCAACCTGTATTCCGTTAATTTTTTTGAATTTACTGATATCTAAAATATCCGGATCAACATCTCCCATATGATGAGTTGCCGGATCAAAAACAGCATGTACCAGTGTAATAACCGGGGCAAATAGCCCGATGGGGT is part of the Bacteroidales bacterium genome and harbors:
- a CDS encoding beta-ketoacyl-[acyl-carrier-protein] synthase family protein, whose protein sequence is MSEKRVVITGMGIYSTIGKNIEEVTKSLYQGKSGIGFDPLRKEYGYHSGLTGMLERPELKGELDRRARLSLSEQAEYAYIATLEAMKNARLNEEYCMKHEVGMLYGNDSSVEPIIRSHEIIREKKDTAMAGSGVVFQSLNSTVSMNLSVIFKVQGINLTISGACASSSHAIGLAYLLIKWGVQDCIICGGAQEVNLYSVSAFDALDAFSGREDDPQKASRPFDIHRDGLVPSGGAATVIVESYESAIKRGAPIIAEIIGYGFSSNGEHLSTPNVSGPACSLKKAIKEARIQASDITYVNAHATSTLIGDRNEAKAIADVFGDHTAWVASTKSMTGHEMWMAGASEIIYSTLMMQNDFIAPNINFETPDEESARLKIPVKTIETKFDTFLSNSFGFGGTNSSLIVKKL
- a CDS encoding CDGSH iron-sulfur domain-containing protein — its product is MATENQKKIKILKDGPYEVSGNVPLSRAQYVPDTRGNSLRYEKTEKYVPQDEPYHLCRCGHSSHKPYCDGSHLKGFNGTETASHKKYDDMADYIEGKQLDLMDARELCAAARFCDTSGGTWDLVVNSESTEGKEIAVYQCENCPSGRLTAVEKNGKKIEPKLPQEINVIEDVAAQIHGPLWVKGGIEITDANGKPYPVRNRVTLCRCGKSRNKPFCDGHHMER
- a CDS encoding FecR domain-containing protein, with product MMKSFLSKNTIIRFLSGKMPYEEEQKFLDQEPVVNRMEQQWNDQKEDIGDFEQQKVWKKITARIYPNPRKGKVRTMMIRISAAACIILLAGLGYYRYQMGKDSTSQLKFIIAETSYEERRQVILPDSSIVWLNAGSRIEYPEEFLTGTRQVRLSGEAYFDVKQNKKQPFTVTTEKLQVHVLGTQFVVSDYSEDTMTETVLVDGKVAVNINKDSSGRLFELSPDESLTFDETKHSTNIRKINALQHCQWITGRLYFDNVELGDIIKQLERWYGKKVSCPENLGKYYRLTLTISDESWETIIQLMQSAAPIKFRKTGNNSFKIYGSNN
- a CDS encoding RNA polymerase sigma-70 factor, whose translation is MGISSALLEQFKEGDKKAFEDIYVHHSKKVYRFAKRYMKHHEDAEEIVQEVFIRLWEARESINPEMNFDNYLFTITRNLIFNQHRKKVNESYFQTFVLASFEENENQLLEDEISTQDLSRYIDEIVNKLPPKQQEVFMLSRKQMLTYKEISAQLNISEKTVEAHIYQVLKTIRKYLIRGITFFLFFF
- the ispF gene encoding 2-C-methyl-D-erythritol 2,4-cyclodiphosphate synthase; translated protein: MTNLRIGFGFDVHQLVDGHPFVLGGIRIPHHKGTVGHSDADVLIHAICDALLGAANMGDIGLHFPDTDPSLKGVDSKLLLKNTVRMLSEKKYQIVNIDTTVCLQMPKIRPYIPQMTETLSQVMHLPADVISIKATTTEKLGFTGREEGVAAYASVLISKE
- a CDS encoding S9 family peptidase, which produces MIRISIFFLFLSAFTYGQGIDSLYKKADSFRNDYAAKYYYGISDIQTINNTHCFWYATPTPKGTEFFVIDGDKKEVSPAFDQQKLALSLTQLTGKNIDPFRLPFRLIQYVPTRDSISFIIDHQNYTCSLDDYVIKKGKKQDPHQNRYWGGIFKENRKDRVKSPDGKKEAYISEGNLWVTDLATKTNKKVSHDGSEFEYYSSNIYWSPDSRKIVCCKYRPVNHRKITLVSSSPKDQLQPKTLEYDYPKPGDALPIRRPVLFILDEEKRIEFAIPEVEKQYDLSGIQWNKSSEFFRFNFNRRGHQQYIVYAGYVNTGKLHTVVREESPTFIQYGRLYQHWLEDEKELLWISERDGWRHLYLYDVAAGKVKKQLTKGEWVVKSVIRVDEKKRTLIFKACGKDKGEDPYLEKYYSMNMDHGKIIPLTPENANHQVTFSSDYSCMVDQFSRVDLPPTIVLRSAIDGTIIVKPEQQPDISEAVKKGWQMPEVFSAKGRDGKTDIWGVIIRPSDFDPSKKYPVIEYIYAGPHDSHVPKSFAMNYWPSQLAELGFIGVMIDGMGTANRSKAFHDVCWQNLKDAGFPDRIAWMKAAAGKYPEMDLDRVGIFGSSAGGQSAMGALLFHPDFYKVAVASCGCHDNRMDKIWWNEQWMGYPIGKEYEESSNVVNAHLLKGKLMLILGELDNNVDPSSTLQVVDELIKHNKEFEFVMLPGEGHTMGGSYGERKRRDFFVRHLLGISSPEWNQ
- a CDS encoding GDP-L-fucose synthase, whose translation is MIDRRAKIYIAGHKGLVGSAILKNLEAKGFSNFVLRTKEELDLTDQNAVADFFSSEKPEYVILAAAKVGGIVANNTYRAQFIYENLMIQNHIIHQSYLNQVKKLVFLGSTCIYPREAVQPIEETELLTGPLEYTNEPYAIAKIAGIKMCESYNIQYGTNFISIMPTNLYGPNDNFNLETSHVLPAILRKIYLGRCIEKGDWDAVFLDLQKRPIEQVDHLSDKESILKILEKYGIAQKDGKVRIEMWGSGNPKREFLWSEEMADATTFIMEKVSFSDVVAGINPKEIRNTHINIGTGEEISIKDLAFLVKKEIGFEGELWFNTQKPDGTMRKLTDVKKLHSLGWKHKIQIEEGVKRLFNWYVNE
- the porV gene encoding type IX secretion system outer membrane channel protein PorV, with the translated sequence MKLSNISIVALYYLFTTFPLFGQQEVKLNEINSVRTAVPFLTIAPDSRSSAMGDVGVATTPDVNSQHWNPAKFVFMEKGGGVALSYSPWLRNLVDDMNLLYLTGYKRIDKFQTLSASLRYFDMGNITFRDDNANYLKEGRPNEFAIDLAYSRRFSDKLSAALAFRYIRSDISSGIPQAAGAKAKAGNSFAADVSMYYHSKMEIAGKKGEWAVGANISNIGSKMSYTNEQEKTFIPINLRIGGSAGIYFDDYNKITLAIDLNKLLVPTPPIRSNSGSNEILEGKDPNVGIVQGMFQSFYDAPGGFSEEMKEITYGFGLEYFYRNVFAVRAGYMYEHPTKGNRKYFSMGVGLVMNVFEVDFSYLIPTYSGNPLANTLRFSLVFNFGQKATS
- the gmd gene encoding GDP-mannose 4,6-dehydratase, encoding MSKVALITGVTGQDGAYLSEFLVKKGYTIHGIKRRSSLFNTERIDHLYQDPHIENRNLILHYGDLTDSMNLTRIIGDIKPDEIYNLAAMSHVKVSFDTPEYTANADGIGTLRILEAVRLLNLTNKTRIYQASTSELYGLVQEIPQKETTPFYPRSPYAVAKLYAYWITVNYREAYGMHASNGILFNHESPLRGETFVTRKITRAVSRIVLGLQEKVFMGNLSSKRDWGHAKDYIKAMYLILQQDKPDDYVISTGVTTSIRDFIIMAFREVGVDVEFKNEGIDEYGFISGIDSDTFKEKVGAPYLDNFQKRVGSTVVKIDPSYFRPTEVDILVGDNTKAREKLGWEPKYDLEHLCSDMITSDLNLMRKENYLKEGGYKILNYFE